The Epinephelus moara isolate mb chromosome 21, YSFRI_EMoa_1.0, whole genome shotgun sequence DNA window CAGTGACGTGGGCTGCCCCGatgctgctgtgctgtgtggGATGAATATCTCCTGGGTGTTGGCTAATGCCACCGCACAAGATCTGGGTGACATGTGCTTGAGTGAGGAGGAGTATCTGGCCAAGCAGCTGGGGCCCTCAAGGTCCCCCATCTTCCTTCCCGTCTGCGTCACCTACCTCACCATCTTCTTGGTGGGTGTGCTGGGCAATTCTCTGACCTGCACTGTCATTTTGCGCCACAGGGTGATGCAGACGCCCACTAACTACTACCTGCTGAGCCTGGCGGTGTCTGatctgctggtgctgctgctgggcaTGCCATTAGAGCTGTATGAGATGTGGCAGAACTACCCCTTCCTGCTCGGGGAGGGGGGCTGCTACTTCAAAACCTTCCTGTTTGAGACGGTCTGCTTCGCCTCCATCCTCAATGTCACAGCGCTCAGCGTGGAGCGCTACGTGGCGGTGGTGCACCCTCTCAAAGTCAAACACATGGCCACACGTGCTCACGTCAAGAGGGTCATCGTCGTGCTGTGGGTGCTGTCCATGCTGTGTGCTGTGCCAAACACCAGTCTGCATGGGATTGCGGTGCTGCCTCCAAGGTTTGGACGACAGTTTCCCCGATCTGCTATCTGCTGTACGTATAGATTTCATTATTGAGATttaatttttgctgtttttagagcAGATCTTTTAGGATTTTAGAATTAAAATGAGTTACATTAAATACAAATGGTTAAAATTGAAATGGGTGGCACAGTGgcgtggtggttagcactgtcgcctcacagcatgagggttcctggttcgaacccagggtgtcTGTCCcatcagtgtgggttttctctgggtactccggcttcctcccacagtccaaagacatgcaggttaatcagtaattctaaattgcccataggtgtgaatgaatgtgtcagccctgcgatagtctggcgacctgacCTTCTAATACTCTAATCCAGTGTGGTCTGACCAAACTACATTAccatatacagtacagtgtaGGTTGCATGTACAGGTAGTTCACATTCACAATATCTGAACCAAATGCCATGGTAATCCATACAATAGTTGTCAAGGAATGctattaaaaacactaaattgTCAGGCAGCCAATAACACCAGAGGAAACATCAAGGAAAAGTCAAAGATCACTGAAGTTAGATCCGCATCTAATAGTTGTTGATTGATTTTGCCATCCTCAGAGAGGGCTAGGAGGTTTTGCAGTGGTATAAAAAGCTGTAGCAGCCATGGTACAGGTGGGATCATGATCTGACTGACACATCTATCTCTTACATTTCCATCCTCAGATGTGACTAAGCCCAAATGGATGTACAACCTGATCATCCTGATTTCCACGCTGGCCTTCTTCCTACTCCCCATGTTGATAATCAGCGTTCTCTACCTGCTCATTGGCCTGCATCTGCACAGGGAGAGGATAACTGTGGTGGACACCAGGGGTAGCTTTGGACCAGAAAGTCTGTCCAGGTCTCACAAGCAGAAGCTGAGCAAACGCAACCTGCAAGTCACCAAGATGCTGTGTGGGTGTCATTTTGGTTTTCTTCAAGTTACTAAGAAGCAGAAAACTACATTTAAattgagtgcatgtgtgtgtgtgtg harbors:
- the LOC126383030 gene encoding neuromedin-U receptor 1-like; its protein translation is MPELNCSLAALFTSAATVFSDVGCPDAAVLCGMNISWVLANATAQDLGDMCLSEEEYLAKQLGPSRSPIFLPVCVTYLTIFLVGVLGNSLTCTVILRHRVMQTPTNYYLLSLAVSDLLVLLLGMPLELYEMWQNYPFLLGEGGCYFKTFLFETVCFASILNVTALSVERYVAVVHPLKVKHMATRAHVKRVIVVLWVLSMLCAVPNTSLHGIAVLPPRFGRQFPRSAICYVTKPKWMYNLIILISTLAFFLLPMLIISVLYLLIGLHLHRERITVVDTRGSFGPESLSRSHKQKLSKRNLQVTKMLCVLVVMFGICWAPFHVDRLMWSYIDQTSEEHLQVFEHVHIVSGVFFYLSSAVNPILYNLMSTRFREMFSHFTCYSHSWSLHSSIQMTQRSTLSEKTLNSVKCS